A stretch of Fulvia fulva chromosome 4, complete sequence DNA encodes these proteins:
- a CDS encoding 5'-hydroxyaverantin dehydrogenase produces MSPPRPAGAFCTCQLRTSCLSSCNLLTTGWACILGAYGRQEVIHPTGGASGIGAGVVKSLAEAGIQVTIADLNAVAGDQYAKALAAEGHDVDFVHMDVTSWASQLSAFKHALQVSLTNNIDIVIACAGIAGANMLQDAPFTTPTTSEDPQPPSFQLAMINVDLVGAMYTATLAAHYWQQNPPAPGADNVLILIASNIAYYASPGFTGYAASKWGVRGMWKALRATP; encoded by the exons ATGTCACCTCCAAGGCCAGCAGGCGCGTTCTGCACTTGCCAGCTTCGGACAAGCTGCTTATCGAGCTGCAACCTACTGACCACAGGCTGGGCTTGCATACTGGGCGCATATGGTAGGCAAGAAGTGATTCAT CCCACTGGTGGTGCTTCAGGCATTGGCGCAGGTGTGGTCAAGTCACTGGCAGAAGCTGGGATACAAGTCACAATCGCGGACTTGAATGCCGTCGCTGGCGATCAGTATGCAAAAGCGCTGGCCGCAGAGGGCCACGA TGTCGACTTTGTACATATGGACGTGACGAGCTGGGCGTCCCAACTGTCGGCGTTCAAGCACGCACTTCAGGTCTCTCTCACCAACAACATCGACATCGTAATCGCCTGTGCCGGCATAGCAGGCGCCAACATGCTCCAAGACGCTCCCTTCACGACCCCGACCACTTCAGAAGACCCTCAACCACCAAGCTTTCAACTCGCCATGATCAACGTTGATCTCGTAGGAGCAATGTACACAGCAACCCTCGCAGCCCACTACTGGCAGCAGAACCCACCCGCACCGGGAGCCGACAATGTCCTAATCTTGATCGCCTCAAACATCGCCTACTACGCCTCTCCGGGCTTCACAGGCTACGCAGCCTCCAAGTGGGGTGTACGCGGCATGTGGAAAGCTCTCCGCGCCACGCCGTAG
- a CDS encoding Histone deacetylase RPD3, translated as MASKGGFTPLDAPGTGTNAAPSQPKKVAYFYDSDVGNYAYNAGHPMKPHRIRMAHSLIMNYGLYKKLEIYRAKPASKYEMTQFHTDEYVDFLQRVTPDNMDSFMKEQGRYNVGDDCPVFDGLFEFCGISAGGSMEGAARLNRGKCDVAINWAGGLHHAKKSEASGFCYINDIVLGILELLRFHPRVLYIDIDVHHGDGVEEAFYSTDRVMTVSFHKYGEYFPGTGELRDIGVGAGKNYAVNFPLRDGIDDNSYKTIFEPTIGWVMEYYQPTAVVLQCGGDSLSGDRLGCFNLSMRGHANCVNYVKSFGKPTLILGGGGYTMRNVARTWAYETGQLVGVEMGPDLPFTDYYEYYSPDFELDVKPSNMDNANSFEYLDKIKTQVLENLKRTSPHAPSVQMHDVPREPLGMHNAGPDGEPETFEEQEDRLDDEEDDAEASKDRRINQRMWDRNRTGDNEIDESDDEEMAEANGVKRQPGRPRRRGIMDHINPHGPTDDSGANTPVDDDSRSLDGDADDEENGGAMQLDGTADDPLEANAAVGESILAAKASKSPAPPGSLTAKAEPAASDQSEAGAEDEADDEMQVDSVESAQPSAIDRLASEAAAQQTSTPPKSPAPVVANTAAEPSATEDVEMAESAQAAKDEGEAERESEDTKAEASNELATKDAPPAA; from the exons ATGGCATCCAAGGGTGGCTTCACGCCCCTCGATGCCCCTGGGACCGGGACCAATGCTGCGCCGTCGCAACCCAAGAAGGTGGCCTACTTCTACGATTCAGATGTGGGAAACTACGCATACAATGCCGGACATCCAATGAAACCACATCGCATACGAATGGCCCACAGCCTGATCATGAACTACGGACTATACAAGAAGCTCGAAATTTACCGCGCTAAGCCCGCGTCAAAGTACGAGATGACACAATTCCACACCGACGAGTATGTCGACTTCCTGCAGCGCGTGACACCGGACAACATGGACAGCTTTATGAAGGAGCAGGGTCGCTACAACGTAGGAGACGATTGTCCTGTCTTCGATGGACTGTTCGAGTTCTGCGGCATCAGTGCCGGTGGCAGTATGGAGGGTGCTGCGAGACTCAACCGTGGCAAGTGCGATGTCGCGATCAACTGGGCTGGTGGTCTGCATCACGCGAAGAAGAGCGAAGCCTCAGGGTTCTGCTACATCAATG ACATCGTCCTCGGCATACTCGAGCTGCTCCGATTCCACCCTCGCGTCCTCTACATCGACATCGACGTCCACCACGGAGATGGTGTTGAAGAAGCATTCTACTCGACCGATCGCGTCATGACCGTCTCCTTCCACAAATACGGCGAGTACTTCCCCGGAACTGGCGAACTTCGAGACATCGGTGTGGGCGCGGGCAAGAACTACGCTGTCAACTTCCCACTTCGTGACGGCATCGACGACAACAGCTACAAGACCATCTTCGAGCCCACCATCGGCTGGGTCATGGAATACTATCAACCCACGGCTGTCGTGCTACAGTGCGGTGGTGACTCTTTATCTGGAGACAGACTCGGCTGCTTCAACCTGAGTATGCGCGGTCACGCAAACTGCGTCAACTACGTCAAGTCCTTCGGCAAGCCTACTCTGATCCTCGGCGGAGGTGGCTACACGATGCGCAACGTCGCACGTACTTGGGCATACGAGACTGGTCAGCTTGTGGGTGTAGAGATGGGTCCCGACCTTCCCTTCACGGATTACTACGAATACTACTCTCCCGATTTCGAGCTGGATGTCAAGCCTAGTAATATGGACAACGCCAACTCGTTCGAATATCTGGACAAGATCAAGACTCAGGTCCTGGAGAACCTCAAGCGCACATCGCCTCACGCACCGAGTGTGCAGATGCACGACGTCCCTCGCGAGCCGCTCGGCATGCACAACGCAGGCCCAGACGGCGAGCCGGAGACGTTCGAAGAACAAGAAGATCGACTGGACGATGAGGAAGACGATGCAGAGGCCAGCAAGGATCGAAGAATAAATCAACGAATGTGGGATCGAAACCGAACAGGAGACAACGAGATAGACGAGAGCGATGACGAAGAGATGGCTGAGGCGAACGGCGTGAAGCGACAGCCAGGACGGCCGAGAAGACGAGGCATCATGGATCATATCAACCCACACGGACCGACAGACGACAGCGGTGCCAACACGCCAGTAGATGATGATTCGCGAAGTCTGGATGGCGATGCAGATGATGAGGAGAATGGAGGCGCGATGCAGTTGGACGGTACGGCAGATGATCCACTCGAGGCGAATGCTGCTGTCGGCGAGAGCATACTAGCTGCGAAGGCAAGCAAATCTCCCGCACCTCCCGGATCTTTGACCGCAAAGGCCGAGCCAGCGGCCAGCGATCAAAGTGAAGCTGGCGCCGAAGACGAAGCCGACGATGAAATGCAGGTGGACAGCGTGGAGAGTGCGCAACCTTCGGCGATCGATAGACTCGCCTCGGAAGCAGCCGCACAGCAGACCAGCACACCTCCGAAATCGCCAGCGCCGGTGGTTGCCAACACTGCTGCCGAGCCATCAGCAACAGAAGATGTGGAAATGGCAGAGAGCGCCCAAGCAGCCAAGGACGAAGGCGAAGCCGAGCGCGAAAGTGAAGACACAAAGGCCGAAGCCAGCAACGAGCTGGCAACAAAGGACGCTCCTCCCGCGGCTTAG